Proteins encoded in a region of the Vicia villosa cultivar HV-30 ecotype Madison, WI linkage group LG5, Vvil1.0, whole genome shotgun sequence genome:
- the LOC131607593 gene encoding uncharacterized protein LOC131607593 → MGSFSQVAKACRTMKFFVVQDPVKRLAIKRRMKQRSKMLRMSLKTKKERITKLCTEWALHVMDGVACAWQRGSKIQNIAGVWQDEMLGIRWSGKHQELRGGLRFAVLEDVEFLTDVLGSVGLEINPRMIEISNSVYIGNFFFENEREWMIWTELVEKLKRMG, encoded by the exons atgggtagctTCTCCCAAGTTGCAAAGGCTTGCAG AACTATGAAATTTTTTGTTGTTCAAGACCCAGTCAAACGATTGGCGATTAAAAGGAGGATGAAGCAAAGATCGAAGATGTTGCGGATGAGTTTGAAGACGAAGAAAGAGCGGATTACCAAGTTGTGCACTGAGTGGGCTTTGCATGTGATGGATGGTGTTGCATGCGCCTGGCAAAGGGGAAGTAAGATTCAGAACATAGCAGGGGTGTGGCAGGATGAGATGCTTGGAATCAGGTGGTCGGGGAAGCATCAGGAATTGAGGGGTGGCTTGAGGTTCGCTGTACTTGAAGACGTGGAATTTTTAACGGATGTTCTGGGAAGTGTTGGACTGGAGATAAACCCCAGAATGATAGAAATATCGAACTCAGTGTATATTGGGAATTTTTTCTTTGAAAATGAAAG AGAATGGATGATATGGACAGAGTTGGTGGAGAAGCTGAAAAGAATG GGTTAA